A genome region from Ursus arctos isolate Adak ecotype North America unplaced genomic scaffold, UrsArc2.0 scaffold_18, whole genome shotgun sequence includes the following:
- the LOC125283267 gene encoding olfactory receptor 2S2-like, producing the protein MEKANWSSPMAGFIILGLSAYPRLEKIFFVLILLMYLVILLGNGVLILVTILDSRLHTPMYFFLGNLSFLDICYTTSSVPLILDGFLTPRKTISFSACAVQMFLSFAMGATECVLLGMMAFDRYVAICNPLRYPVVMSKAAYVPMAVSSWALGGTASVVHTSLTIQLPFCGDNVVNHLACELLAVLKLACTDISINVISMGVTNVIFLGVPVLFISVSYVFIIATILRIPSAEGRKKAFSTCSAHFTVVVIFYGTLLFMYRKPKSKALLGDNKEDLSDKLIPVFYGVVIPMLNPIIYSLRNKDVKAAVRNLVPQKCFTC; encoded by the coding sequence ATGGAAAAAGCCAATTGGTCCTCCCCTATGGCAGGGTTCATTATCCTGGGACTCTCAGCCTACCCGAGGCTGGAGAAAATATTCTTTGTGCTCATCCTCCTGATGTACCTGGTGATCCTGCTGGGCAATGGGGTCCTCATCCTGGTGACCATTCTTGACTCCCGCCTGCacacgcccatgtacttcttcctggggAACCTCTCCTTCCTGGACATCTGCTACACAACCTCATCAGTCCCTCTAATCCTGGATGGCTTCCTCACTCCCAGGAAAACCATCTCCTTCTCAGCCTGTGCCGTACAGATGTTTCTCTCCTTTGCCATGGGAGCCACAGAGTGTGTGCTTCTGGGCATGATGGCATttgatcgctatgtggccatctgtaacccCCTGAGGTACCCTGTGGTCATGAGCAAGGCTGCCTATGTGCCCATGGCTGTCAGCTCCTGGGCTCTTGGTGGGACTGCCTCTGTGGTACACACATCCTTGACAATTCAGCTGCCTTTCTGTGGGGACAATGTCGTCAACCACCTTGCCTGTGAACTCCTGGCTGTCTTGAAGTTGGCCTGTACTGACATCTCCATCAATGTcatcagcatgggggtgaccaatGTGATCTTCCTGGGGGTCCCAGTTCTGTTCATCTCTGTCTCTTATGTGTTCATCATTGCCACCATCCTGAGGATCCCCTCAgctgaggggaggaagaaggccttctccacctgctctgcCCACTTCACTGTGGTGGTCATATTCTACGGGACCTTACTTTTCATGTATAGGAAACCCAAGTCTAAGGCTCTCCTGGGGGACAACAAAGAGGACCTTTCAGACAAGCTCATCCCCGTCTTCTACGGGGTGGTGATCCCCATgctcaaccccatcatctacagCCTCAGGAACAAGGATGTGAAGGCTGCTGTGAGGAACCTGGTGCCTCAGAAATGCTTCACCTGTTGA